One Rhizoctonia solani chromosome 2, complete sequence DNA segment encodes these proteins:
- a CDS encoding kinase domain protein yields the protein MPNGTPSWKDVLVCWEVKHSNKRGAQDQLGEPPRKRSKPSQSASRSRQSNSEVAGSTPGRDSDDPLEQLLSYCLETISAQPHRRHTIGVLLSEWRLQLVFHSRSFIVVSRAFDIRSDPVKLTVAFAALWTTDLKALGFDSHFIDNSGNVTIRPQECLVMIGDQEYTIDKVLFRARSLLGRGTGTLRAVGKSQVKVVIKFNCPPKVRESEAELLEKAQDIPNIIKVAASATWGDTLDGFGPEFVAMVNHFELREFRVLVLSPVCSPLTSIADLETFKRSFRKLVIAHHELYKTGILHCDISVGNMMYDPLGDEPYLIDVDLGKSVEKLASPSSNHRTGTLPFMATDLLVECPPPHLYRHDLESFYYVLIWICVKDHCGWDTVHSIAAMREKKDSFLAVGTGDRIGGLSLIDWSEPLRRTWINRIHGLFVRGRAAVDPYLGNVESDKETLDGYITFVKVMDVLTA from the exons ATGCCCAATGGAACGCCTAGCTGGAAGGACGTACTGGTTTGTTGGGAGGTGAAGCACAGCAACAAGCGTGGGGCTCAGGACCAACTTGGAGAGCCGCCGAGGAAAAGG TCAAAGCCGTCGCAAAGTGCTAGCCGATCCAGGCAATCGAACAGCGAAGTTGCTGGATCGACGCCAGGTAGAGACAGTGACGATCCATTGGAACAACTACTAAGCTATTGCCTGGAAACAATCAGCGCTCAGCCCCATCGCCGTCATACTATTGGAGTTTTGCTCTCCGAGTGGCGACTACAGCTGGTTTTTCATTCGAGAAGCTTTATTGTAGTCAGTCGAGCTTTTGATATCCGCTCCGACCCAGTCAAGTTGACGGTCGCATTTGCGGCTTTGTGGACAACAGATTTGAAGGCCCTTGGATTCGATTCGCACTTTATTGACAATTCAGGGAATGTCACCATTCGCCCCCAGGAATGTCTTGTCATGATCGGGGACCAAGAGTATACGATCGATAAAGTCCTGTTTCGGGCTCGATCTCTTCTTGGACGCGGAACGGGCACACTTCGGGCGGTGGGGAAATCGCAAGTAAAAGTCGTAATCAAGTTCAACTGTCCACCAAAAGTGCGTGAGTCCGAGGCTGAGCTACTCGAAAAGGCTCAAGATATCCCGAATATCATAAAGGTGGCGGCATCAGCTACCTGGGGTGATACGCTTGATGGATTTGGACCCGAATTTGTAGCTATGGTCAACCATTTTGAACTTCGCGAATTTCGCGTCCTGGTCCTGTCACCCGTGTGCTCTCCACTGACGTCCATCGCTGACTTGGAAACTTTCAAGCGTAGCTTCCGAAAGCTAGTTATTG CGCACCACGAACTCTACAAGACTGGAATATTGCATTGTGACATTTCTGTTGGAAACATGATGTATGATCCCCTTGGCGATGAGCCTTACTTGATCGATGTGGACCTGGGCAAATCCGTAGAAAAGCTAGCCTCGCCATCGTCTAACCATCGAACAGGGACGCTACCTTTTATGGCTACAGACCTATTGGTGGAGTGCCCACCACCCCACTTGTACCGCCACGATTTAGAGTCCTTTTATTACGTGTTGATATGGATATGCGTCAAGGATCACTGTGGCTGGGATACCGTGCATTCCATTGCGGCTATGCGTGAAAAGAAGGACTCTTTTCTGGCGGTCGGTACAGGTGATAGGATCGGCGGATTGTCACTGATAGACTGGTCGGAGCCGCTGCGGCGAACCTGGATAAACAGAATCCATGGTCTTTTTGTGCGAGGCAGAGCGGCAGTCGATCCTTACTTGGGCAATGTAGAGTCGGACAAGGAGACTTTGGATGGTTATATTACGTTTGTGAAAGTCATGGATGTTTTGACAGCGTAG